DNA from Arthrobacter sp. FW305-BF8:
CGGCGCAGATGACGTGGCGGGAGCCGTGGCAGCTGCCCGCGCGGCCCAGCCCGGCTGGGCTGCCACGCCGCCAGGGGAGCGGGGAAAGCTGTTGCGCGAGGCTGCCAGGGCCTTGGAGGCCGCCGGCGCCGAGCTTGCGGAACTGAATGCCCAGGAGACCGGCCGTCCGGTGGAGGAGGCCCTTGCCGGCATTGCCGCCGGTGTTTCCACACTGGAGCAGTACGCGGAACTAGGTCCGGTCCACCGGGGCCACAGCCTTCGCGGCAACGTGCTGGCGGCGGATTACACCGTCGCCGAGCCGCGCGGCGTGGCCGTCTTGCTGACGCCGTGGAACGACCCCGTGGCCGTGGCCTGCGGACTCATTGGCGCCGCCCTGGTTACCGGGAACACCGCCATTCACAAGCCGAGCGAGCGCTGCCCCCACCTGGGAAAGCTGCTGGGGGAGGCGCTGGCGCCGGTCTTTCCGCCCAACGTGCTGGTCACGCTGACCGGAGGGGCCGACGTCGGGACCCTCCTCACGCAGCAGCCGGACGTTGATATGTTCGCCCACGTCGGGTCCAGCGCGACCGGAGACCGGATTGCACGGGCGGCGGTACTGACGGGTGCCTATGTCATCAGGGAAAACGGCGGGAACGATCCGCTGCTGGTGGACGCGGACGTGGATCCCGGCTGGGCCGCGGAGCAGGCAGCGATCGGGGCCTTCAGCAACAGCGGGCAGATCTGCACGTCGGTGGAGCGGATCTACGTCCACGCGTCCATCGCCGAACCGTTCTGCCAGGCTCTCGTGGAGCAGGCCAGGGACCACAACCGGGAGAACCGGCTGGCGCCGCTCGTAGACACGAGGATGCGGGACGCCGTGCATGGGCACGTGACCGAGGCACTGCAGCTGGGCGCGCGGGCAATGGAGGGCGGCACTGTCCCGGACGGGCCTGGTGCGTTCTACCCGGCCACGGTCCTCGTGGATTGCATAGAGGCCATGGACGCCATGTCCGAGGAGACGTTCGGCCCCGTGGCGCCGGTGCGCGTGGTGAAAAGCTTCGAGGAAGGGCTCACGCTCGCCGCGGCCGGCCGGTACGGCCTTGCCGCCACCGTCCTGACGGGCAGCATCGCCCACGCCCAGCAGGCGGTCGCCGCGCTGCCGGTGGGGACTGTCAAGGTCAACGAGGTGTTCGGTGGCGCACCCGGCGGGGCCGCCCAGCCCCGGGGCGAAAGCGGGCACGGGTTTGGCTACGGACCCGAACTCCTGGACGAATTCAGCCGGGTCAAGGTGGTGCACATCGCTGCGCCGCCTGCGCCGGCAGCTCGTGACGTCAATGGGGCAGCGTCATGACCGCCGAACCGGTGCTTTCGGAGCAGCGCGGCCTTGCGGCGTGGCTTCCCCGGAGGCTGGCCCAGGAACATCCTGCCGTCACTGTGGTGGGCGACTTCATGCTCGACGGCTGGTGGAGCGGCACGATCGACAGGATGTGCCGCGAGGCCCCGGCTCCCGTGGTGGACATCGCCCGGCGTGACTTTGCCCCCGGCGGTGCCGCCAACACCGCTATGAACCTGGCCGCACTCGGCGCCCGCGTCAGCGTAGCCGGAATCATCGGAGCGGACGACGCCGGCGCGGAACTTCGGCGCCAACTGGTCGCCGCGGGGGTGGACACCACGCTGCTCACCGAACACCCGGACATGGCCACCCCTACCAAAATCCGGATCAGCAGCGGCGGGCAGGTCCTCTTGCGCTTCGACGACACCGCGGCAACCGTCCCGCCCGACGCCTTGGCGACGTTCGAGGCCGCGGTTCCTGCCGCCGTCGGACGCCAGAACGCGGTGGTGATCTGCGACTACGGAACGGGCGTCCTCGCAGAACCGGTCCGCGCCCGGCTCATAGAGTCCCTGGCCGGGCGCGGGCAGGGAACGCTTGTGGTGGTGGACGCGCACGATCCGCGCCCGTGGGCCGGACTGGAGCCGGACCTGGCCACGCCCAACGCGCAGGAGGCCGCCCGGATGCTTGACCTCCGGCTGGGCAGCGGGCCCGAGCGCGCGGCCGTGGTGACCGAGCACGCCGGCGAGCTGCTGCAGGCGACGGGAGCACGCGCCGTCGTGGTCACGCTGGACCGGGACGGGACGGTCCTCATTCCAGCCGCCGGAAATCAGCACCGGACGTGGGCACGGCCTGCCACCGAGAAGCAGGCCTCCGGTGCAGGCGACACGTTCGTGGCTGCCTTGACCCTGGCGCGTGCGGCGTCACTGCCGCTGTCGGCCAGCCTGGACCTGGCGCAGGCCGCTGCGGATGTGGTGGTCCACCATCCCGGGACGTCGGTGTGCGGCACGGACGAGCTGGGCCGCTACCTGGAAAGCTTCGGGGACGCCGCCCTGACCGCTGACGAACTGGAGCGGCACATCCGTGCCCACCGCAACGACGGCCAGCGCGTGGTGCTGACCAACGGGTGTTTCGACGTCTTGCACCGCGGACATACCCGTTACCTGAACCAGGCCAAGCAGCTCGGCGACGTCCTGGTGGTGGCTCTCAACAGTGACGACTCCGTCCGGAAGCTCAAGGGGCCGGGCCGTCCCATCAACAGCGTGGCGGACCGGGCGGCCGTGATCGCCGCCCTGAGCTGCGTGGACTACGTGACCGTCTTCGACACCGCAACGCCCATTCCCCTGATCGAACAGCTGCGCCCGGAAATCTACGCCAAAGGCGGGGATTACACGCCGGAGATGCTGGCCGAAACCGAAGCCGTGGAGGCGTACGGCGGCACGGTCACCATCCTCGACTACGTGGCTGAGCGTTCCACCACGGCGATGGTCCAGCGCATCCGCAACGGCGAGGGCGCCCCTGTCCCGGAGGGGTAAACTGCCGGCGTGGCCTGCCGCCGCCCGCCGGAGGGCAAGCTCTGGCCGGCAGGCCCCTTCACCCCGGTCAACTAGGCTTGAAGCATGACGGAAGCGGCGGGGAACTGATGGGACGGCGCACCAAGTCAGGCGGGAAGCCGGGTTCCCACGCAGGCAGCAAAACAGGCGGCAGAAGAGGCACAGCAGCGGCCTCCGACGTGCTGGAAGTCGCCAAAGGAGCACGTTCAGACGGCCCCGTTGCGGGCGTCTACTACATCGACACTGGCGACTGCGAGCTCATCGCCGACCAGGACAACTCCACGGGCTGGCTCCTGCGCATCAACGGCGTGATGAGTTCCCACATTGACCTTGCCGATCCGCTGTTCCTCGACTTCGAGTACATGCGCTGGATGTCCGCCCTCATCGAATCCCGCTGGCAGCCTGAGACCAAGCCGAGGCTGCGGGGTCTGCACCTGGGCGGCGGAGCGTGCTCGCTGGCCCGCTACTTCCACGCGGCCTACCCGGACGCCCGCCAGGTGGTGGTGGAGCTGGACGGAAAACTCGCCGAGTATGTCCGCGGCTGGTTCGACCTTCCCAAGGCCCCGCTGTTGCGGCTTCGCGTCGGCGAGGCCCGTGCCGTGACCGAGACCCTCACCCCGGACACCCGCGACTTCATCATCCGGGACGTCTTCGCCGGCGCGGTGACCCCGGTTGCGCTGACCACGGCCGAGTTCAACGAACATGTCCGCCGGGTGCTCGCCCCCGGCGGAATTTACGTGGTCAATTCTGGCGACGGTCCGGACCTGAAGAATGCCCGGGAGGACGCGGCCACCATCGCGGCCGTCTTCGAACACACCATCATCATCGCGGACCCGGCCATGCTGAAGGGGCGCCGCTACGGGAACATGGTGATGGCCGGCAGCGACCAGCCGTTCGACGACGATCCGCAGCTCGCGCGGCGCCTCCTGGGCGGGGCGGTGCCGGCGCATATCTGGGACGACGAGAAGGTTCGGGCCTTCGCCGCCGGAGCCCAGGTGCGCCACGATCCTGCGCCACCGTCGACTGCTGAGTAACTGCCCTTCTGCGCGCTCGAAACGGCACCTACCCAGCAGCGGCTGAACCGCCGCGTCCCTGCCCCAGTAGCCACTCCCGGTGCGCGGTCGTTTGTTCGCGCAGCGCCGTCACCACGGCAGCGACCGCAGGCCGGCGCATCGACTCCGGACGCAGGACCATCCAGTAGGGCAGCCGTTCGGCGATGTCCCGGGGCAGCAGGCGCACCAGGTCCTCGTGCCTGTCGGCCATGAAACAGGGGAGGAACCCCACCCCGGCTCCTGCCCGGGTGGCCTCGACGTGCACAAACACGTTGGTGGAGCTGACGCCGTCGCGCATTGCCGGCACCAGGCGCCGCGGTGCATCAAGATCGTCCACCTGCAGCATGGAGTCCACGAAGTACACGAGCGGATGGGCGGTCAGGGCCTCCACCGACTCCGGCGTTCCGTTGGCCTCGATGTACGAGCGGGACGCGTACATTCCGAGCTCGTACTCGCCGAGCCGGAACGCTTCGGCCCGGTGCACCTGCGGCTCGCCGACCACCACCTCGATGTCCAGTCCCGAGCGTTGCTGGAGCGCCCGGCGGGTGACGGTGACGATCTCCACGCTGAGCCCCGGGTGGTCCCTCCTCACCCGGGCAACCGCGGGAGCGGCGATATATGCGCTGAAGCCGTCGGTCGCCGTCATGCGTACGACGCCGGTAACCGGGTCAGGCGCGCGGCCTGACGGTCCCAGCGCACGCACCGCCGTTTCCACCTGCTCAGCAACCAGCACGGCCTGGGCTCCGAGTGCTGTCAGCTCCCAGCCCCCTGAGGCCCGGGCGAGAACACGGCCGCCCAGGGCCTTCTCCAGCGCGGCGATCCGGCGTGAAACGGTGGTGTGGTTCAGGCCCAGGACCTGGGCCGCCGTCGTGAATTTTGCCGAGCGGGAGACGGCGAGCAGCACCAGCAGGTCGTCGGGGTTGGCATCCATATCTGCAATTTTGCACGAATCCAGTGCCTGATTAGTCATTGAACCGCGTTCCGTCTGCAGGAATACTCGGGTGAATCGGAAGTGCTGCACGAGTTGTAAGTGAACGGCGTGCGGCACGTGTCAACGTGGACACTTGGAGGAGCAGACTGTGGACGCACAAGGTCCGGACGTGGAAAAAAACCTGAACGGCCGCAAGGCCCTGGTCACCGGCGGGGCCAGCGGGATCGGCGCGGCGTGCGTACGGGAACTGGCCGCCAGGGGAGCCAAGGTGGTGGTGGCCGACGTCGACGAAGCCGGCGCCGCGGCCCTCGCCGATGAGGTGGGCGGCACATCCTGGGCTGTCGACCTCCTGGACGTCGAGGCGCTTGCCGCACTGAGCCTGGACTGCGACATCCTGGTGAACAACGCCGGCATCCAGCGCATCAGCCCCATCGAGGACTTCGATCCCGTGGCGTTCCGGCGGATCCTGGCACTCATGCTCGAAGCGCCCTTCCTGCTGATCCGGGCCGCGTTGCCGCACATGTACGCCAATGGCTTTGGGCGCGTCATCAACCTGTCGTCAGTGCACGGTCTCCGGGCCTCCCCGTTCAAGAGCGCCTACGTCTCGGCGAAGCACGGGCTTGAGGGGCTGAGCAAGGTAACGGCACTTGAAGGCGGGGAGCACGGGGTCACGTCCAACTGCATCAACCCCGGGTATGTGCGCACCCCGCTGGTGGAGAAGCAGATCGCGGACCAGGCGCGTGTCCACGGGATTCCGGAGTCGGAGGTCCTGGCGAAGGTGATGCTCACCGAATCCGCTGTGAAACGGCTGGTGGAACCCGAAGAGGTGGCGTCCCTGGTCGCATGGCTGTCCTCCGACGCCGCCGGAATGGTCACCGGGGCCAGCTACACGATGGACGGGGGTTGGTCCGCCCGCTAATCCCCTAGCTCTTGGTCCCCGTCAGGGCGAGGGTTCCGCCGAGCCCGATCATCATCACCCCGCCGGTTGTCGTGACGGCTGCCACCCGGCGGGGCGAGCGGGCGAACCATTGCCGTGCAGTTCCCGCGGCCAGCGCCCAAGCGCTGTCCGAAACCAGCGCGATGGCCAGGAACGTGGCACCAAGCAGGGCGAGCTGGACGGGAATGGCACCGGCAGAATGGTCCACGAACTGGGGGAGGACCGCCACGAAGAACACCACGGACTTCGGATTCGTGGCCCCCACAATGAAGCCTTCGCGCAGAATCCGCCGGGTGGTCGCCGGCCTGGACGGATCAGGGCCTGAAGGGCCGCCACGGCGGTGGAGCACCGCCTGGATTCCCAGATAGATGAGGTAGGCCGCGCCGGCAAACTTCACCACGGTGAACAGCAGTAACGACTCAGCCAGCACCACGCCGAGCCCCAACGCCACGGCTGCGATCTGCACCAGTTCCCCGGCCGCGTTGCCGAGGACACTCAGCAGTCCGCCCCGCCGCCCTAATGCCAGCGACCGTCCGATGACGAACAGGACGCTTGGGCCCGGCACGGCGATGAGCAACGCGGAGACCAAGGCAAAGGCGAGGAGATTCTGCAGCGGCAGCATGCCTGATGGTAACGCCGGCGGTTGATGGCCAACCAGCACCCATGTGCTCCCAGGCGTTGGCAACAGCCCGACGGCCCCTCAACTTCGCGCGCTCAGCTTCGTGCGCCCGGGGGATCATCCGGGCCCGGGTTGCCTGAGGCCCGGATGTACTCCTCCACGGCCGACTCCGGCACACGGTAGGACTTGCCGAACCGGTCCGCTGCAAGCGTTCCGGCCCGGACCATCCGGTAGACGGTCATTTTGGAAAGGCGCAAGGCAGCGGCCACCTCGGCAATGGTGAGATAGGCAGTTGGCAGGTTGGCGATGGACATGGAATCGGCTCCTGTTGCTCGTCGGCTGGACTGGCGGGGATGACCCGCTAGTCCGGCCGCCTCAGTTGCCGGTGATCGTAGAAGTACACCCGGTCTGAGGAGCGGATCCCGATCGACCGGCCGTTCTTGACCACCACGGTGCCTTCCCGCCGGCCGTTGAACGGATCGTCGCCCAGCAGAACGTCGCCGATCCTGTATGGAACAGCGGCCGTGCGCGCCCGTTGCAGCGTCTGGGCCAGGAAGCCGGACAACCGCCCGGACTGAACATTTTCTGCCGGCGCCCCGGCCTGGATTTCCAACATGAGGACCACTCCTTCGCAGTGTGACCAATCGTCGAGTCACTGGTGGCGCGGAGCCGGTACATCATGCGGGGTCTCTACCCCCGGCCGGCTGGCACCGTGTAGTCCACTTTAGGGAGCAATCACATGCGTCACACGGGTAACATCTACCTCATTTATCACACCGTGCACTCGGGTAACAGGCGCCAAGTACCTGTCTTTTTCCATTTTTACTACTTGTTTTCGCGTAATCCAGCCTTGAGCGCCATTTTCGCAGAAATCCTACTCAGTTTTGGCGACCACGGGCAGCGGGGAGGTCTCGTCCTCAAGGTGGGCCCGGCGTCGTCCGATGCCCCTGACCCAAAGCCCGTAGGCGGCCACCAGCAGTCCCAACCACACGGCCCCCACGTACAGCGCCACGCGAGTGTCCTCAAAGAAGCCCAGCACTGCGATGACCAGGACCATGAAGCCGATGGTGAGAACGGACGCAGTCGGCCACCATAGGGAGGGGAAGTCCGACGCCGGCAGGCCCTTCCGGGCGATTTCGCGTTTCATGGCCACGTGGGAGGCGAGAATCATCACCCACACCCAGACGGTGGCGAACGTGGCGATGGAGGCGATGAGTAGGAAGACATCTTCAGGGATGACTGCGTTCAGCACCACTCCCACCAGGAGGATTCCGGTCATCATCACCACGGTCATCCACGGCACGCCATGCCGCGACACCCGTCCGAAGCTCTGCGGAGCGTGGCCCTGCTTGGCCAGGCCGAAGAGAATCCGCCCGGCGCCGAAGATGTCGCTGTTGATGGCGGACAGTGCGGCGGTTATCACCACGGCGTTGAGGATGTGGGGGGCGGCAGGAATACCCAGCCCGCTGAAGATCTGGACGAAGGGACTGCCGTTGCTGCCGATCTCGTTCCAGGGGAAGAGGCTCATCAGCACTCCAAGGGTCAGCACATAGAACAGCAGGACGCGGACCGGTACCGTGTTGACGGCCTTCGGGATCACCTTCTTGGGGTCGGCTGCCTCGCCGGCCGTGATGCCGATCGTTTCGATGCCGCCGAAGGCGAACATGACGACGGCGAACGAGGCCAGGAGCCCCTCGAAGCCGTTCGGGAACAGGCCGCCGTGCTCCACGAGGTTTCCCAGGCCCGGGGCGGCCGAGGCGTCGCCGATCTGGAATCCGAACGCGAGGATGGCCGCTCCGCCAGCGATCATGGCGATAATTGCTGCAACCTTGACCAGCGTGAACCAGAATTCGAGTTCACCGAACACCTTTACGCTCAGCAGGTTCAGCGCAGCGAGAAGGAAGATGATGGCCAGGATCCAGACCCACCGCTCCACGGACGGGAACCAGAAACCCATGTAGATGCTGAAGGCGGTGACGTCGGCGATGGCCACGATCGCCATTTCAAAGACGTAGGTCCAGCCGGTCACGAATCCGGCCAGCGGGCCAAGGTAGCGGCTGGCGTACTGCCCGAAGGATCCCGAGACCGGGTGCCGCACGGCCATTTCCCCCAGGGCGCGCATCACCATGAACACGGCGGCACCGCCGATCATGTAGGCGAACAGCACGGCGGGGCCGGCTTTTTGGATGGCTGAGGCCGAACCGTAGAACAGGCCGGTGCCGATGGCGGAGCCCAGCGCCATGAAGCGGATGTGGCGGACGTTGAGCCCGCGGTTCAGAACGGTTCCGGCGGCGGTTCCGGCGGCGGTGCGTACCGTTCCCGTCCCGTTTTCGGCCGCCAATTCATCTCTTGTTTGGGCTTGTTGCATGCCAATACCTTCTCGTCATTGGGAGGGGGATCGCTATCCAGCAGACCACGTATACGGGAGTTGTGATGAGGCTCACGGGGTCTTGGTGTCTTCCATTTCAGACTGTGTGGGTTGCAGCGTGTGCGCTCAGCGGTGGTGGCGCAGGCGCGAACTGGCAGGTAATGCCCTCAAATCCCAGTACCGAGGGCATTACCTGACAGTTCGCGCTTCTGTTTTCCCGACGCTTCTGTTTTCCCGGCGCTTCAGCGGTAGCCGCTGGCATCCGCCGGCAGCCCGGCCTCCTGGATCTCCTCCAGATAGCGCCAGCAGTCTGGCCGGGAGCCGTCGACGTCGGTAAAGCCGTACTCCTGCGCAAGCCCGCCGGAGGAGAAGGAGCCGCCGGTCCGGCTGTGCACGTCAGGGTCGGCGGCGAGGGCGGCGACCGCCCGGCCCACAAAGCGCGGGCTTTCGGAGATGGCGGCGAAATGCGGATTCGTGGCGGCCGCCTCGCGCCAGTTGGCTTCGGTCACGCCGTAGTGTTCGAGCATCATTTCCGAGCGCATCCAGCCCGGCGTCAGCGCCACGGCCGTGCAACCGAACGCCTTCAGCTCCTCGGCTTGGCTGAAGGCGAGCCGCAGGACGGCGGATTTGGCGAGATCGTAAAACGCGGAGAGCCGGTAATGCGCTGCGTTGTACTCTCGAGTTCCGTCCGTCATCTCCACCACCAGTCCTCCCGGGCGGCGGATGAGGAGCGGCAGCGCGAAGTGGCTGGTGATCAGGTGCGTGTCGACGGCGCCGTGCAGCATCCGCAAACCGCCGTCAACATCGTGTTCCCACAGGGGCGTGTTCCACTGGATGAGGTTCTCACCGCCCCAAATGTCGTTCACCAGGATGTCCAGCCGGCCGTCTTCGTGGTCGATGTGCCGGACCAGCGCGTCCACCTCCGAAGCATTGAGATGGTCGACGGCCACTGCGATGCCAGTTCCGCCTGCCGCACTGACCATGGCGGCGGTTTCTTCAATGGTTTCGGGGCGACGATAGTCGGAGGTCTGGGCTTTCGAGGTGCGCCCGGTGCAGTAGACCACCGCCCCGGCCTCACCCAGGGCCACGGCGGTACCGCGACCTGCCCCTCGCGTGGCCCCGGCGACCAGAGCTACCTTGCCCTTGAGTGGAGATTCCATGGACCAACGCTAGCTCCGTGCGCGGGAAAGCGGGATGATGGGCGGGCGCCTGGGATGTCCGGTATTCCAGACAGGGGTGCTGCTGAAGGGCGACTTCAGCCATGGGCGAGGCCCAAACTTTAAGTACGGGATACCGGACACCTTTCCGGGACACCTGAAGACAGATAGACAGCTCAACGGCGAGGCCCGGAGGACACATGGCAGGCACGATGACCGCAGCAGCGGCAAAACGGCCGGAATCAGCAGTCAAGGCGAAAGTTCCAGCCGCCGAAAATACCTTGCGGATCCTCAAACTGTTGGGTTCCAAGCGGGGGCCGATGGCGGCGTCGAACATTGCCACGGCATTGGGCCTGCCGCGCTCCAGCGTGTACCACCTCCTTGGCGTCATGGAGGCGAACGGCTTTGTCCTGCACCTGCACGAGGAGCAGCGGTACGGCCTTGGCATCAGCGCCTTCGAGCTCAGTTCCGCGTACTCCCGGCAGGAACCGCTGTCCCGGCTTGGGCGACCCATGCTGGCTTCACTCGTTGATGTCCTTGGCGAGAGTGCGCACCTGGCCGTCCTGCACGGCCGGGACGTGCTCTACATCGTGGAGGAGCGGGCCAAGAACCGGCCGTCCCTCGTGACCGACGTCGGCGTCCGGCTGCCGAGCCACCTCACCGCCAGCGGCCGGGCCATCCTGGCCGCGCTGCCGAAGTCGCAGGTCCGCGCGCTGTATCCCAACGCGGCCGCCTTCACCGCCCGGCACGAGGTCGAGGGTGCCATTATGAAGTACTCCGCGTTGTCGTCGCACCTTGACCGGGTGCGGCAGCGTGGCTACGCCACGGAACACGGCGAGGTGACACCGGGCTTTGGCTCCATCGCCGCCGCTGTCACGGATCACCTTGGATGGCCGACGGCGGCGGTCGCCGTCACGTTCCTCGAGGACAAGCTGCCGGAGGACCAGTGGCCGGTGCTCGCCGCCCGCGTACAGAAGGTCGCCGATGAACTCTCGGTGCGCATCCACGGCCGCCCGGCGAAGTAGCAGCCCAACTAGGTCGCAGCACAGGGCGTTCTCAGCGCCGGGAACGTCCTCAGCTGCTACCTAGTTGGGTCTGGAATACCGGACAGCAGCCGCCGGAAACCCCTGTTTGGCCCGCCATGAAGGGGCTTTAGTTGATACAGAAGCACTTTCGCTCGAACCACGATTTGCCTGACAACACAGCATTCCGCAACACGCAACAGCGATACACACATCCCCGCGATACGAAGGAGCCACCATGGCACCCGCCGATTTCACCACCGGTGCCCGCCCGGTCAAAGCAGCCCGAGGCACCGAGCTCACCGCCAAGTCCTGGCAGACCGAAGCACCCCTGCGCATGCTCATGAACAACCTCGACCCTGAGGTCGCCGAACGCCCGGATGACCTGGTGGTCTACGGCGGTACCGGCCGGGCCGTGCGCTCCTGGGCCGCATTCGATGCCATCACCCGCACCCTGGAAACGATGGACAAGGACGAGACCCTGCTGGTCCAGTCCGGCAAGCCGGTGGGCGTCTTCCGCACCAATGAATGGGCGCCGCGTGTGCTGTTGGCCAACTCCAACCTCGTCGGCGACTGGGCTACGTGGCCCGAGTTCCGCCGGCTCGAGGCCGAGGGCCTGATGATGTACGGGCAGATGACGGCCGGTTCCTGGATCTACATCGGCACGCAGGGCATCCTGCAGGGGACGTTCGAAACCTTCGCAGCCATCGCGCGCAAGCTCACTGGAGACAGCAATGGCACGCTCGCCGGCACCCTGACACTGACCGGCGGCTGCGGCGGCATGGGCGGCGCCCAGCCCCTCGCCGTCACCCTGAACGAGGGCGCCTGCCTGATTGTCGACGTCGACGAGACCCGCCTCCGCCGCCGCGCCGGCAAGCGCTACCTGGACGAGGTGGAAACCGACCTCGA
Protein-coding regions in this window:
- a CDS encoding LysE family translocator: MLPLQNLLAFALVSALLIAVPGPSVLFVIGRSLALGRRGGLLSVLGNAAGELVQIAAVALGLGVVLAESLLLFTVVKFAGAAYLIYLGIQAVLHRRGGPSGPDPSRPATTRRILREGFIVGATNPKSVVFFVAVLPQFVDHSAGAIPVQLALLGATFLAIALVSDSAWALAAGTARQWFARSPRRVAAVTTTGGVMMIGLGGTLALTGTKS
- a CDS encoding amino acid permease, whose translation is MQQAQTRDELAAENGTGTVRTAAGTAAGTVLNRGLNVRHIRFMALGSAIGTGLFYGSASAIQKAGPAVLFAYMIGGAAVFMVMRALGEMAVRHPVSGSFGQYASRYLGPLAGFVTGWTYVFEMAIVAIADVTAFSIYMGFWFPSVERWVWILAIIFLLAALNLLSVKVFGELEFWFTLVKVAAIIAMIAGGAAILAFGFQIGDASAAPGLGNLVEHGGLFPNGFEGLLASFAVVMFAFGGIETIGITAGEAADPKKVIPKAVNTVPVRVLLFYVLTLGVLMSLFPWNEIGSNGSPFVQIFSGLGIPAAPHILNAVVITAALSAINSDIFGAGRILFGLAKQGHAPQSFGRVSRHGVPWMTVVMMTGILLVGVVLNAVIPEDVFLLIASIATFATVWVWVMILASHVAMKREIARKGLPASDFPSLWWPTASVLTIGFMVLVIAVLGFFEDTRVALYVGAVWLGLLVAAYGLWVRGIGRRRAHLEDETSPLPVVAKTE
- a CDS encoding IclR family transcriptional regulator, translating into MAGTMTAAAAKRPESAVKAKVPAAENTLRILKLLGSKRGPMAASNIATALGLPRSSVYHLLGVMEANGFVLHLHEEQRYGLGISAFELSSAYSRQEPLSRLGRPMLASLVDVLGESAHLAVLHGRDVLYIVEERAKNRPSLVTDVGVRLPSHLTASGRAILAALPKSQVRALYPNAAAFTARHEVEGAIMKYSALSSHLDRVRQRGYATEHGEVTPGFGSIAAAVTDHLGWPTAAVAVTFLEDKLPEDQWPVLAARVQKVADELSVRIHGRPAK
- the rfaE2 gene encoding D-glycero-beta-D-manno-heptose 1-phosphate adenylyltransferase produces the protein MTAEPVLSEQRGLAAWLPRRLAQEHPAVTVVGDFMLDGWWSGTIDRMCREAPAPVVDIARRDFAPGGAANTAMNLAALGARVSVAGIIGADDAGAELRRQLVAAGVDTTLLTEHPDMATPTKIRISSGGQVLLRFDDTAATVPPDALATFEAAVPAAVGRQNAVVICDYGTGVLAEPVRARLIESLAGRGQGTLVVVDAHDPRPWAGLEPDLATPNAQEAARMLDLRLGSGPERAAVVTEHAGELLQATGARAVVVTLDRDGTVLIPAAGNQHRTWARPATEKQASGAGDTFVAALTLARAASLPLSASLDLAQAAADVVVHHPGTSVCGTDELGRYLESFGDAALTADELERHIRAHRNDGQRVVLTNGCFDVLHRGHTRYLNQAKQLGDVLVVALNSDDSVRKLKGPGRPINSVADRAAVIAALSCVDYVTVFDTATPIPLIEQLRPEIYAKGGDYTPEMLAETEAVEAYGGTVTILDYVAERSTTAMVQRIRNGEGAPVPEG
- a CDS encoding 3-hydroxybutyrate dehydrogenase, giving the protein MEKNLNGRKALVTGGASGIGAACVRELAARGAKVVVADVDEAGAAALADEVGGTSWAVDLLDVEALAALSLDCDILVNNAGIQRISPIEDFDPVAFRRILALMLEAPFLLIRAALPHMYANGFGRVINLSSVHGLRASPFKSAYVSAKHGLEGLSKVTALEGGEHGVTSNCINPGYVRTPLVEKQIADQARVHGIPESEVLAKVMLTESAVKRLVEPEEVASLVAWLSSDAAGMVTGASYTMDGGWSAR
- a CDS encoding aldehyde dehydrogenase family protein, which produces MQSTITSKLANAEDMLIILNPRTGETVGSLSVAGADDVAGAVAAARAAQPGWAATPPGERGKLLREAARALEAAGAELAELNAQETGRPVEEALAGIAAGVSTLEQYAELGPVHRGHSLRGNVLAADYTVAEPRGVAVLLTPWNDPVAVACGLIGAALVTGNTAIHKPSERCPHLGKLLGEALAPVFPPNVLVTLTGGADVGTLLTQQPDVDMFAHVGSSATGDRIARAAVLTGAYVIRENGGNDPLLVDADVDPGWAAEQAAIGAFSNSGQICTSVERIYVHASIAEPFCQALVEQARDHNRENRLAPLVDTRMRDAVHGHVTEALQLGARAMEGGTVPDGPGAFYPATVLVDCIEAMDAMSEETFGPVAPVRVVKSFEEGLTLAAAGRYGLAATVLTGSIAHAQQAVAALPVGTVKVNEVFGGAPGGAAQPRGESGHGFGYGPELLDEFSRVKVVHIAAPPAPAARDVNGAAS
- a CDS encoding LysR family transcriptional regulator, with the translated sequence MDANPDDLLVLLAVSRSAKFTTAAQVLGLNHTTVSRRIAALEKALGGRVLARASGGWELTALGAQAVLVAEQVETAVRALGPSGRAPDPVTGVVRMTATDGFSAYIAAPAVARVRRDHPGLSVEIVTVTRRALQQRSGLDIEVVVGEPQVHRAEAFRLGEYELGMYASRSYIEANGTPESVEALTAHPLVYFVDSMLQVDDLDAPRRLVPAMRDGVSSTNVFVHVEATRAGAGVGFLPCFMADRHEDLVRLLPRDIAERLPYWMVLRPESMRRPAVAAVVTALREQTTAHREWLLGQGRGGSAAAG
- a CDS encoding helix-turn-helix domain-containing protein codes for the protein MSIANLPTAYLTIAEVAAALRLSKMTVYRMVRAGTLAADRFGKSYRVPESAVEEYIRASGNPGPDDPPGARS
- a CDS encoding SDR family oxidoreductase, encoding MESPLKGKVALVAGATRGAGRGTAVALGEAGAVVYCTGRTSKAQTSDYRRPETIEETAAMVSAAGGTGIAVAVDHLNASEVDALVRHIDHEDGRLDILVNDIWGGENLIQWNTPLWEHDVDGGLRMLHGAVDTHLITSHFALPLLIRRPGGLVVEMTDGTREYNAAHYRLSAFYDLAKSAVLRLAFSQAEELKAFGCTAVALTPGWMRSEMMLEHYGVTEANWREAAATNPHFAAISESPRFVGRAVAALAADPDVHSRTGGSFSSGGLAQEYGFTDVDGSRPDCWRYLEEIQEAGLPADASGYR
- a CDS encoding spermidine synthase; its protein translation is MGRRTKSGGKPGSHAGSKTGGRRGTAAASDVLEVAKGARSDGPVAGVYYIDTGDCELIADQDNSTGWLLRINGVMSSHIDLADPLFLDFEYMRWMSALIESRWQPETKPRLRGLHLGGGACSLARYFHAAYPDARQVVVELDGKLAEYVRGWFDLPKAPLLRLRVGEARAVTETLTPDTRDFIIRDVFAGAVTPVALTTAEFNEHVRRVLAPGGIYVVNSGDGPDLKNAREDAATIAAVFEHTIIIADPAMLKGRRYGNMVMAGSDQPFDDDPQLARRLLGGAVPAHIWDDEKVRAFAAGAQVRHDPAPPSTAE